The Lactiplantibacillus paraplantarum genomic sequence AGGACGCAAATGAATTTAGATTGGTCAAATTTGATGTTCTTATTCGTGCTATTCTTAATGGTAGCAGGGCGAATTTACAATTGAAATGCAACACAAAATAAAAAAATAAACCCATACCGGGTAGAATATGTTTAACGACCAAATCAAACAATTCGAGGTATCCGGTATGAGCTATAAACATCTTACTATAAAAGAACGTGAAATACTTATGTTTTTACGAGCTAAGGGGTTATCTATCCGGGCTGTTGCGTTACGGCTGGGGCGAAATCCAAGCACTATTTCACGGGAGTTAAAACGTTGTGCAGGTAATTATTCCCAAAGCAAAGCAGATAATGACTATCATCAAAAGCGGCAGAATTGTCACAAGAAGCGGCTATTAGACAGCCATCCACAATTACGCCGTCAAATTGTTCATTACATCTTAGATCTGCACTGGTCACCAGAGCAGATTACCGCTCGCTTTAATAAGGAACATCAATGGTGTGTTAGCTACAACACAATTTACCGTCATATCTATCAACACAATTTAGGTGAGAAGTACTCCTCACGTGGTGATACCGGTATTCAGCGCCATCTCAGACATAAACATCGGACTCGGCATTCAAAGAATACTAGACGACATCGAGAAGTACAGACCGACTATATCTCGATCCATGAGCGCCCTGGTTTTATCAACCAGCGTCAACGTATAGGTGACTGGGAAATTGATACTGTGATTGGTCGAACGGGTCACTCCATCCTTTTAACGGTTGTCGATCGGCTTAGTCGGCTTACGCTTATCAAAAAGGTTGTGCAAAAGGACTCGCAGGAGATAAATAAAGGCTTAGTTGAACTGTTAGGGGCCATTCCTAAAGAATTTGTTCATTCTATTACACCAGATCATGGGACCGAATTTCTTCATCTTGATGAAATCAGCGAAAGGTTAGGTGTTACTGTCTATTGGCCCGATCCATATTCGCCTGAACAGCGTGGAACAAATGAGAATACAAATGGATTAATCCGGGAATATTTTCCCAAGCGAACAGATATTGATAATTATACAGAACAGGACGTTGAACACTGCCAAAAGCAGTTAAATCAACGTCCTCGCAAAGTGTTAAACTATGAAACCCCATATGAAGTATTTTTTGACAAACCGTTGCACTTAGTTCGACAATTCGCCCGTCTAAAAAACGCCTAGTGTTTTAATACTAGGCTCACGTAGCTCTCAGACTTTTATAGGAAGGTTATGAGGGCCTTTTTAATATTCTATTGGCCAGGAAGAGCAACTTTTCCATTGGGCAGGACAAGCCAAAATGTTCCATCTTTAGCAGTAAAATGCCAACCATTGTTACTATCTTCTGTCCCAACTAGTTCATCCAGTGTACTCCCGGCAAAAGATGCAATATCATTTGAATCTGCCCACTTACCTAAGATTTCCCTTGCTTGTGATTCAGTCATAGATTCTGACTCAGATGCATCCGAATCAGAGCTCGTGTCAGAAGAGTCTAAGTTAGAGACATTCTCAGAATAATAATTGATTGACATCTTTTCTTGCCACTGAGCGGGGTTATGTCCCTTTACTTTTGCCACTTTATCTACCACTTGTCTGCACCAGTTTTTGTTGCTTATATCAATAGCATACATTGACTTATTTGGTGCATTGTCGACTGATTCAAGATAGCAGAAATGGGTCTTATGTGTCTTTAAGTCTTTGATAGGAAAGACATATCTCTTGGTACGTGTGTTTTTATATAAATAAACTACCTTATCGTTAGTTGACATTACAAGTGGGTGTGCGACGCCATATGCAAATATAAAGCTATCCATAATTTTAGCGTTGTGTTCCCAGACTGTATCCGTATCCATACTGCCATCTGGCAATTTAGTGACGTGCTTGTAAAGTCCCCAGATTGCAAGCAATAAAATAATAATGATAATGAACTTATGTGACTTTTTTGGTGTCGCTTCTTCCTTCTTTTCTTCTTGCAAGACTAAATTCCTCCAATATTTTTGAGCTATTTAAAACCTTATGAAAGTATAACATTGTTTTTGAGACTAGGTAGATTGTAAAATTAATCCGAACGCTGTTCGGACAAAAAAGATCAGCTTCCTTTAAAATGGTGTTTACCACAAACCCATCTTTTAGGAGCTGATCTTTTGTCTAGTATAACCTATTCCGAACGAATTAAAATCGAAACCTTTTGTGAACTAGGGCCGTCCAATATCCAAATGGGCGTTCGGCTGAACCGATCACCGTCAACAATTTCTTATGAATTATCTCGATGTCAACCTTATCAGGCTAAATTAGCACAAACAGATGCCGAATACAAGCGATCACGATGTGGTCGGAAAACTAAGCTGAGCGATGAGTTAAAGCAAAAAATTCTCAACCATTTACGTCTAAGCTGGTCACCAGGAATGATTGCTCACGAATTTAAACTAGCTACTAAATCTATTTATAATTGGCTAAATCAGGGGAGAATTGGTTTCTCCTTGAATGATCTACCTGAACATGGCGTACGCCAACGGCGTAACGTTGACCAACGATCCAAATATAATCAATCTTTGGGGCGATCAATTGAACAGCGTCCCATGATGATTAATCAACGTAAGCGCATCGGCGATTTTGAACTAGATACAGTCGTTGGTCCTCGTGGGCATAGTAAGGCAGTTTTATTAACTTTAATCGATCGCAAATCACGGTTCCTTTGGGCATACCGGTTAAAAGATCGGACGGCAGCGACTGTTAATGAAGCCCTAACTAAGTTCCTAACCACTTTTAATGGTCCGGTGCACAGCTTTACTGTGGACCGTGGCACTGAGTTTAGTGGGCTAGTATCACTTGAATCACAATATGGTATTAAGACCTATTACTGCCATGCTTATACGCCAGCTGAACGTGGTAGTAATGAACGCTTTAATCGGAATTTACGTTATTTTTATCCTAAAGGGACTCGTTTTGAGCACATTAGTGCTCAAGATTTAACGACGACGTTACTCCAAATTAACCAGCGACCGCTTAAAATACTCGACTGGCAAACACCGTATCAGGTTATGCTGACAAATTTGTCCAAAAATTCGGATTAAATTTGCAATCTACCCAGAACTATTTTTAATTTCAATTCACTTG encodes the following:
- a CDS encoding IS30 family transposase; protein product: MSYKHLTIKEREILMFLRAKGLSIRAVALRLGRNPSTISRELKRCAGNYSQSKADNDYHQKRQNCHKKRLLDSHPQLRRQIVHYILDLHWSPEQITARFNKEHQWCVSYNTIYRHIYQHNLGEKYSSRGDTGIQRHLRHKHRTRHSKNTRRHREVQTDYISIHERPGFINQRQRIGDWEIDTVIGRTGHSILLTVVDRLSRLTLIKKVVQKDSQEINKGLVELLGAIPKEFVHSITPDHGTEFLHLDEISERLGVTVYWPDPYSPEQRGTNENTNGLIREYFPKRTDIDNYTEQDVEHCQKQLNQRPRKVLNYETPYEVFFDKPLHLVRQFARLKNA
- a CDS encoding IS30-like element ISLpl1 family transposase, whose product is MSSITYSERIKIETFCELGPSNIQMGVRLNRSPSTISYELSRCQPYQAKLAQTDAEYKRSRCGRKTKLSDELKQKILNHLRLSWSPGMIAHEFKLATKSIYNWLNQGRIGFSLNDLPEHGVRQRRNVDQRSKYNQSLGRSIEQRPMMINQRKRIGDFELDTVVGPRGHSKAVLLTLIDRKSRFLWAYRLKDRTAATVNEALTKFLTTFNGPVHSFTVDRGTEFSGLVSLESQYGIKTYYCHAYTPAERGSNERFNRNLRYFYPKGTRFEHISAQDLTTTLLQINQRPLKILDWQTPYQVMLTNLSKNSD